The proteins below come from a single Thermopolyspora flexuosa genomic window:
- a CDS encoding PepSY domain-containing protein — translation MSQHRGRKLFAALALAALATGCGGGSQQLENVAATETPGMDTASPGMTPGATPPGTESPGTATPEGLADIERVGQAATEAVPGGTIIEMDAEEDGKVWDVTAVGEDGTAQAMKIDAETAKVTASPSPKPDVDKAKAQELVEAAKIDYKQAAEKILGEVPGGRLTKLALETEEESGKAVWTGEVTDEQGETREVTVDAETGDVMPAPDQTPGGEESPTSPEATPEETMEPGPEGPEASPS, via the coding sequence ATGTCTCAACATCGGGGGCGGAAGCTGTTCGCCGCACTCGCGCTCGCCGCGCTGGCGACCGGGTGCGGGGGCGGCTCCCAGCAGCTGGAGAACGTCGCGGCGACCGAGACGCCCGGCATGGACACCGCGTCCCCGGGGATGACGCCCGGGGCGACGCCACCGGGCACGGAGTCCCCGGGCACGGCGACCCCTGAGGGGCTGGCGGACATCGAGCGGGTGGGCCAGGCCGCGACGGAGGCCGTGCCGGGAGGCACCATCATCGAGATGGACGCCGAAGAGGACGGCAAGGTCTGGGACGTGACCGCCGTCGGCGAGGACGGCACGGCGCAGGCCATGAAGATCGACGCCGAGACCGCGAAGGTGACGGCATCGCCCTCCCCGAAGCCGGACGTCGACAAGGCCAAGGCCCAGGAGCTCGTCGAGGCCGCCAAGATCGACTACAAGCAGGCGGCCGAGAAGATCCTTGGTGAGGTGCCCGGCGGCCGGCTCACCAAGCTCGCGCTCGAGACCGAGGAGGAGAGCGGGAAGGCCGTCTGGACGGGCGAGGTGACCGACGAGCAGGGCGAGACCCGGGAGGTCACGGTCGACGCCGAGACCGGCGACGTGATGCCCGCGCCCGACCAGACCCCGGGCGGCGAGGAGAGCCCGACGAGCCCGGAGGCCACGCCCGAGGAGACCATGGAGCCGGGTCCGGAGGGTCCCGAGGCGAGCCCGTCGTGA
- a CDS encoding alkaline phosphatase family protein, with product MVPPNGDETVPLIPAYGEASLADLPVSALAALGAGGPNPLGLAPARRICVFLVDGLGERLLRAHADLAPFLSAHLDRVLTAGFPATTSTSLGTLGTGMAPGEHGMLGLRIAVPGEGRMLHSLRWTTTDGPEIAPEDWQPAATVYQRAEAAGITPVYIGPSMFENSGLTRAVYRGVRYAGADTVDDLVAAARRELAADRAYVVVYYDELDVQGHLAGVDSPQWRDRLAVVDRIAERLAEALPGGSALYVTADHGMVNVTDRVDFDLVPELQEGVAMLGGDARARQLYTEPGAAQAVLETWRAKLAGRAWVVTREEAIESGWFGPAVRGEWLGRIGDVIAVPYGNCAVIASQREPRESALVGMHGSLTADDQNIPLVEVSTR from the coding sequence ATGGTTCCCCCGAACGGCGACGAGACCGTCCCCCTGATTCCCGCGTACGGCGAGGCGTCGCTCGCCGACCTGCCGGTGTCCGCCCTGGCGGCACTCGGTGCCGGCGGGCCGAACCCGCTGGGGCTCGCCCCGGCCCGGCGGATCTGCGTGTTCCTCGTCGACGGGCTGGGCGAGCGGCTGCTGCGTGCCCACGCCGACCTCGCACCGTTCCTGTCGGCGCATCTGGACCGCGTGCTCACCGCCGGGTTCCCCGCCACCACCTCGACCAGCCTCGGCACCCTGGGCACCGGCATGGCGCCCGGCGAGCACGGCATGCTCGGCCTGCGCATCGCCGTGCCCGGCGAGGGGCGCATGCTGCACAGCCTGCGCTGGACCACCACGGACGGGCCGGAGATCGCCCCGGAGGACTGGCAGCCCGCGGCGACCGTCTACCAGCGGGCCGAGGCCGCCGGGATCACGCCGGTCTACATCGGACCGTCCATGTTCGAGAACAGCGGGCTCACCCGCGCGGTGTACCGCGGCGTGCGCTACGCCGGCGCGGACACCGTCGACGACCTGGTCGCCGCGGCCCGGCGCGAGCTCGCCGCCGACCGCGCCTACGTCGTGGTCTACTACGACGAGCTCGACGTGCAGGGCCACCTGGCCGGGGTGGACTCCCCCCAGTGGCGCGACCGGCTCGCCGTCGTCGACCGCATCGCCGAGCGGCTCGCCGAGGCGCTGCCCGGCGGCTCGGCGCTGTACGTCACCGCCGACCACGGCATGGTGAACGTCACCGACCGGGTCGACTTCGACCTCGTGCCCGAGCTGCAGGAGGGCGTGGCGATGCTCGGCGGGGACGCCCGGGCCCGCCAGCTGTACACCGAGCCGGGCGCGGCCCAGGCGGTGCTGGAGACCTGGCGGGCCAAGCTCGCCGGCCGGGCCTGGGTGGTCACCCGCGAGGAGGCGATCGAGTCCGGGTGGTTCGGCCCGGCGGTGCGCGGGGAATGGCTCGGGCGGATCGGCGACGTGATCGCCGTGCCGTACGGGAACTGCGCGGTGATCGCCTCCCAGCGGGAGCCGCGGGAGTCCGCGCTCGTCGGCATGCACGGCTCACTCACCGCCGACGATCAGAACATCCCGCTGGTGGAGGTGAGCACGAGATGA
- a CDS encoding carbohydrate kinase family protein, producing MTRVVVVGDLMTDAVARARYPLARASDTPAVVTMHGGGSGANIASWLAAEGTEVAFVGRRGADITGRNRDMELMGYGVDARLVMDPDRPTGTCVVLVTHKGERTMLSDPGANAALSPEDLPRDLFTPGAHLHLSGYTLLNEGSRKAGLAALDIARRAQMTISVDCASAAPLERTGAEPFLEWTHGAKLLFANADQARVLTGREDPEAAVKVLTAWFPQVVIKLGKDGSLWYGGNRSEPVKVPAEPIERVVDGTGAGDAFTAGFLPPWLAGKPPAEALAAGNRLAAKALGILGARPRL from the coding sequence ATGACTCGGGTGGTGGTGGTGGGCGATCTGATGACCGATGCGGTCGCTCGGGCGCGCTACCCACTGGCACGGGCCAGCGACACCCCCGCCGTCGTCACGATGCACGGAGGTGGTTCCGGGGCGAACATCGCCTCCTGGCTCGCGGCCGAGGGCACCGAGGTGGCGTTCGTGGGCCGCCGCGGCGCCGACATCACGGGCCGGAACCGGGACATGGAGCTGATGGGGTACGGCGTGGACGCCCGGCTCGTCATGGACCCCGATCGCCCCACCGGTACCTGCGTGGTGCTCGTCACGCACAAGGGCGAGCGCACCATGCTCTCCGACCCCGGGGCGAACGCCGCCCTCTCCCCCGAGGACCTGCCCCGTGACCTGTTCACCCCCGGCGCGCACCTCCACCTGTCCGGCTACACGCTGCTCAACGAGGGCTCCCGCAAGGCGGGCCTCGCCGCCCTCGACATCGCCCGGCGCGCCCAGATGACCATCTCGGTGGACTGCGCCTCGGCCGCGCCGCTGGAGCGTACCGGCGCCGAGCCGTTCCTGGAGTGGACCCACGGCGCCAAGCTGCTGTTCGCCAACGCCGACCAGGCGCGGGTGCTCACCGGCCGGGAGGACCCCGAGGCCGCGGTGAAGGTGCTCACCGCGTGGTTCCCGCAGGTCGTGATCAAGCTCGGCAAGGACGGCTCGCTCTGGTACGGCGGGAACCGGTCCGAGCCGGTCAAGGTCCCGGCCGAGCCGATCGAGCGCGTGGTGGACGGCACCGGCGCGGGCGACGCGTTCACCGCCGGTTTCCTGCCGCCGTGGCTGGCGGGCAAGCCGCCGGCCGAGGCGCTCGCCGCGGGCAACCGGCTCGCCGCCAAGGCGCTCGGCATCCTGGGCGCCCGCCCGAGGCTCTGA
- a CDS encoding thioredoxin family protein: MAVNSFMVPLGTPAPDFDLPSIDGGRVALSDLKGASAVLVMFLSNHCPYVRRVEQGIAAFARDYQGRVATVAICSNDVTNYPDDDASHLAEQAKRAGFTFPYLVDETQEVAKAYRAACTPDFFLYDRDLRLVYRGQLDDARPGNDLPVTGASLRAAADAVLAGRPPIDPQYPSVGCSIKWRPGNEPE; this comes from the coding sequence ATGGCCGTCAACTCGTTCATGGTGCCGCTGGGTACCCCCGCGCCGGACTTCGACCTGCCCTCGATCGACGGTGGCCGGGTCGCGCTCTCCGACCTCAAGGGCGCGTCCGCCGTCCTGGTGATGTTCCTGTCGAACCACTGCCCCTACGTGCGCCGCGTGGAGCAGGGCATCGCCGCGTTCGCCCGGGACTACCAGGGGCGGGTGGCGACGGTGGCCATCTGCAGCAACGACGTGACCAACTATCCCGACGACGACGCGTCCCACCTCGCCGAGCAGGCCAAGCGGGCCGGGTTCACCTTCCCCTACCTGGTGGACGAGACCCAGGAGGTCGCCAAGGCCTACCGGGCGGCGTGCACGCCGGACTTCTTCCTCTACGACCGGGATCTGCGCCTGGTGTACCGGGGGCAGCTCGACGACGCGCGGCCCGGCAACGACCTGCCGGTCACCGGCGCCTCGCTGCGGGCCGCGGCCGACGCCGTGCTCGCGGGACGGCCGCCGATCGACCCGCAGTACCCGAGCGTGGGCTGCAGCATCAAGTGGCGGCCGGGCAACGAGCCGGAGTGA
- a CDS encoding DNA gyrase/topoisomerase IV subunit A — translation MARRTTTPPPDEDFEERIVDVDVSAEMRTSFLEYAYSVIYQRALPDARDGLKPVQRRILYAMNDMNLRPDRGHVKSSRVVGEVMGKLHPHGDSAIYDALVRMAQGFSMRLPLVDGHGNFGSPDDAPAAMRYTEARLAPAAMLMVESIDEETVDFRPNYDGQEVEPEVLPSAFPNLLVNGATGIAVGMATNMAPHNLGEVIAAARHLLKHPDATLDDLMRFVPGPDLPTGGIIIGLEGIRDAYERGRGTFRMRAKAVIENITARRKGIVVTELPFNVGPERVMAKIKELVQAKKLQGIADLKDLTDRHKGLRLVIEVKNGFNPEAVLEELYRLTPMEETFGINNVALVDGEPRTLGLRELLQVYIDHRIDVVRRRSEYRRRRREERLHLVDGLIIALLNIDDVIRVIRGSDDSAQARTRLMETFGLSEAQAVYILDTPLRRLTRYDRLELEQEKERLTREIAELTEILSSERKLRQVVSKELGEVAKKYGTPRRTVLLESSGVTAAGAIPLEVADDPCLVLLSSDGLLARTKDATPLVHSAERVPHDVLAAVVPATARGEVALITSAGRALRVPVLDLAELPQTDGPPSLAGGHPIAEYVSLEPGERVVGLGSLSPDGPGLALATAQGVVKRVVPDYPANRDEFEVIGLKEGDSVVGAVALPSEDHDLVFITSNAQLLRFPASLVRPQGRPAGGVAGIRLDPGAKVIWFGAVDPSQEARVVTVAGSADALPGTPHGGVKVSDYADFPPKGRATGGVRAQRFLKGEDVLVLAWAGPAPVKAVTADGDPVELPAELGRRDGSGTAVSRPIAAIGGAIGTTPFTPPEGGSSAGGAAGGEGDGASA, via the coding sequence ATGGCCCGACGAACCACCACCCCGCCGCCCGACGAGGACTTCGAGGAGCGCATCGTCGACGTCGACGTGTCGGCGGAGATGCGCACCAGCTTCCTCGAGTACGCGTACTCGGTGATCTACCAGCGCGCCCTGCCCGACGCCCGCGACGGGCTCAAGCCGGTGCAGCGGCGCATCCTGTACGCGATGAACGACATGAACCTGCGGCCCGACCGCGGTCATGTCAAGTCCTCCCGGGTGGTCGGCGAGGTGATGGGCAAGCTCCACCCGCACGGCGACTCGGCGATCTACGACGCCCTGGTCCGCATGGCGCAGGGCTTCTCCATGCGGCTGCCGCTCGTCGACGGGCACGGCAACTTCGGCTCGCCGGACGACGCGCCCGCCGCGATGCGGTACACCGAGGCCCGGCTCGCCCCGGCCGCCATGCTCATGGTGGAGTCGATCGACGAGGAGACGGTCGACTTCCGGCCGAACTACGACGGGCAGGAGGTGGAGCCCGAGGTCCTCCCGTCGGCGTTCCCCAACCTGCTCGTCAACGGCGCCACCGGCATCGCGGTCGGCATGGCGACGAACATGGCGCCGCACAACCTCGGCGAGGTCATCGCCGCGGCCCGGCACCTGCTCAAGCATCCGGACGCCACCCTCGACGACCTGATGCGGTTCGTCCCGGGCCCGGACCTGCCGACCGGCGGCATCATCATCGGCCTGGAGGGCATCCGCGACGCGTACGAGCGCGGGCGGGGCACCTTCCGCATGCGGGCCAAGGCGGTGATCGAGAACATCACCGCGCGGCGCAAGGGCATCGTCGTCACCGAGCTCCCGTTCAACGTCGGGCCGGAGCGGGTGATGGCGAAGATCAAGGAGCTCGTCCAGGCGAAGAAGCTGCAGGGCATCGCCGACCTGAAGGACCTCACCGACCGCCACAAGGGCCTGCGGCTGGTGATCGAGGTCAAGAACGGGTTCAACCCCGAGGCGGTGCTGGAGGAGCTCTACCGGCTCACGCCGATGGAGGAGACGTTCGGTATCAACAACGTCGCCCTCGTCGACGGCGAGCCCCGCACGCTCGGGCTGCGCGAGCTGCTCCAGGTCTACATCGACCACCGCATCGACGTGGTACGGCGCCGCTCGGAGTACCGCCGCAGGCGGCGCGAGGAGCGGCTGCACCTCGTCGACGGCCTCATCATCGCGCTGCTCAACATCGACGACGTGATCCGGGTGATCCGCGGGTCGGACGACTCGGCGCAGGCGCGCACCCGCCTCATGGAGACCTTCGGCCTGAGCGAGGCCCAGGCGGTCTACATCCTCGACACGCCGCTGCGCCGGCTCACCCGGTACGACCGGCTCGAGCTCGAGCAGGAGAAGGAGCGGCTCACCCGGGAGATCGCCGAGCTCACCGAGATCCTCTCCTCGGAGCGGAAGCTGCGCCAGGTGGTGTCGAAGGAGCTCGGCGAGGTCGCGAAGAAGTACGGCACGCCGCGCCGTACCGTGCTGCTGGAGTCGTCCGGGGTGACCGCGGCGGGCGCGATCCCGCTCGAGGTCGCCGACGACCCGTGCCTGGTGCTGCTGTCCTCCGACGGCCTGCTCGCCCGGACCAAGGACGCCACGCCGCTCGTCCACTCCGCGGAGCGGGTCCCACACGACGTGCTCGCCGCGGTGGTCCCGGCGACGGCGCGCGGCGAGGTGGCGCTGATCACCTCGGCGGGACGGGCGCTGCGGGTGCCCGTGCTCGACCTGGCCGAGCTGCCGCAGACCGACGGCCCGCCGTCGCTCGCGGGCGGCCACCCGATCGCCGAGTACGTCTCGCTGGAGCCCGGCGAGAGGGTGGTGGGCCTGGGCTCGCTGAGCCCGGACGGCCCGGGGCTCGCGCTCGCCACCGCGCAGGGCGTGGTGAAACGGGTGGTGCCCGACTACCCGGCGAACCGGGACGAGTTCGAGGTGATCGGCCTGAAGGAGGGCGACTCGGTGGTGGGCGCCGTGGCGCTCCCCTCCGAGGACCACGACCTCGTCTTCATCACCTCCAACGCCCAGCTGCTGCGCTTCCCCGCGTCCCTGGTCCGCCCGCAGGGCCGCCCGGCCGGCGGTGTGGCGGGCATCCGCCTCGACCCCGGGGCGAAGGTGATCTGGTTCGGCGCCGTGGACCCGTCCCAGGAGGCGCGGGTCGTCACCGTCGCCGGGTCCGCCGACGCCCTGCCCGGGACCCCGCACGGCGGGGTGAAGGTGTCCGACTACGCCGACTTCCCGCCGAAGGGCCGCGCCACCGGCGGGGTGCGCGCCCAGCGCTTCCTCAAGGGCGAGGACGTGCTGGTGCTCGCCTGGGCCGGGCCCGCCCCGGTGAAGGCGGTCACCGCGGACGGCGATCCCGTCGAGCTCCCGGCCGAGCTCGGCCGCCGCGACGGCTCCGGTACGGCCGTGTCGCGGCCGATCGCGGCGATCGGCGGCGCCATCGGCACGACACCGTTCACGCCGCCCGAGGGCGGGTCCTCCGCGGGCGGGGCCGCCGGAGGCGAGGGGGACGGCGCGTCCGCCTGA
- a CDS encoding bifunctional GNAT family N-acetyltransferase/acetate--CoA ligase family protein, with protein sequence MSRVAHEYPAHWEADVVLADGGTAHIRPIRPDDADLLRAFYSRLSEQSIYFRFFGPRPRLTDREVHFFTHVDYDDRVALIATIGTEMVGVTRYDRISDEGEDAKGDTAEVAFLVEDAHQGRGVGSVLLEHLGAAARERGISRFIADVLPANHRMLAVFRQAGYTAESTFSDGVVRMTLDLSLTETAREVIAAREHVAESRSIKRLLTPESVAVIGAGREPGGVGQTVLRNLLAADFTGPVYPVHRHVRAVAGVRAYRSVSEIDEKVDLAVLAVPAESVLELVEECARKGVHGLVVVSSGFGETGPEGRARQDELVRIARANGMRVVGPNCLGIANTDPAVRLNATLAATMPGRGRVGFFSQSGALGTALLQRVAQRGMGISTFVSAGNRADVSGNDLLQYWEEDPATEVILLYLESLGNPRKFARLARRISRSKPIVLVKSGMGGVPAGHAAPALSLPDTALSSLFEHAGVIRVGDLSQLFDVAQLLAHQPLPAGPRVGVVSNSDALSRLAVDACTAAGLEPRPPVNLGAMAGADAYRDALPGLLAEVDALVAIYMPPIPGDDEAVAAVLRDAARDSGKPVLATFRGELGMPAPLRAEPGDPQRGAADPGRGSIPSYPAPEEAVRALAHVVRYARWREQPPGRIPDLGGIDVAGAREVIERELAGRDEAEFDGAALLARYGIEVWPVTEVRSPEEAVAAAERHGWPVVLKSADPEDARRMGTVRVGLVTPDAVRAAYADLSGRLGADRTLVVQHMAPHPALATVVRVIDDPAFGSVVSFGLGEVTARLIGDEAYRLAPLTAEDAAAMVRSLRAAPLLLGGYGYPPMAVAELEELLVRVGLLADEFPEVARLDLDPVLVGESGVAVLGARGVLRRPVGPRPDHGPRRLR encoded by the coding sequence ATGTCGCGTGTGGCTCACGAGTATCCCGCCCACTGGGAGGCCGACGTCGTCCTCGCCGATGGCGGGACGGCGCACATCCGGCCGATCCGGCCCGACGACGCCGACCTGTTGCGCGCGTTCTACTCCCGGCTGTCGGAGCAGTCGATCTACTTCCGGTTCTTCGGGCCGCGGCCGCGGCTGACGGACCGCGAGGTGCACTTCTTCACGCACGTCGACTACGACGACCGGGTCGCCCTGATCGCCACGATCGGGACTGAGATGGTGGGCGTCACCCGTTACGACCGGATCAGCGACGAGGGCGAGGACGCCAAGGGGGACACCGCGGAGGTGGCCTTCCTCGTGGAGGACGCCCACCAGGGCCGCGGCGTCGGCTCGGTCCTGCTCGAGCACCTCGGGGCCGCCGCCCGGGAGCGCGGCATCAGCCGGTTCATCGCCGACGTGCTGCCCGCGAACCACCGCATGCTCGCGGTGTTCCGCCAGGCCGGGTACACCGCGGAGAGCACGTTCTCCGACGGCGTGGTGCGCATGACGCTCGATCTGAGCCTCACCGAGACCGCCCGCGAGGTGATCGCCGCCCGCGAGCACGTCGCCGAGTCGCGGTCGATCAAGCGGCTGCTCACCCCCGAGTCGGTGGCGGTGATCGGCGCGGGCCGCGAGCCGGGCGGGGTCGGCCAGACCGTGCTGCGCAACCTGCTCGCCGCCGACTTCACCGGGCCGGTCTACCCGGTGCACCGGCACGTGCGCGCGGTCGCCGGGGTGCGGGCGTACCGCAGCGTCTCCGAGATCGACGAGAAGGTGGACCTCGCGGTGCTCGCCGTACCGGCGGAGAGCGTGCTCGAGCTCGTCGAGGAGTGCGCGCGCAAGGGCGTGCACGGGCTCGTCGTGGTCTCCTCCGGGTTCGGCGAGACCGGGCCGGAGGGCCGGGCCCGGCAGGACGAGCTGGTGCGCATCGCCCGCGCCAACGGCATGCGCGTGGTCGGCCCCAACTGCCTCGGCATCGCCAACACCGACCCCGCGGTACGGCTCAACGCCACCCTCGCCGCCACCATGCCGGGCCGCGGCCGGGTGGGCTTCTTCAGCCAGTCCGGCGCCCTCGGCACCGCGCTGCTGCAGCGGGTGGCCCAGCGCGGCATGGGCATCTCCACGTTCGTCTCCGCGGGCAACCGGGCCGACGTGTCCGGCAACGACCTGCTGCAGTACTGGGAGGAGGACCCGGCGACCGAGGTGATCCTCCTCTACCTGGAGTCGCTGGGCAACCCGCGGAAGTTCGCCCGGCTCGCCCGCCGGATCTCCCGCAGCAAGCCGATCGTGCTGGTGAAGAGCGGCATGGGCGGGGTGCCCGCCGGGCACGCCGCGCCCGCGCTGAGCCTGCCCGACACCGCGCTGAGCTCGCTGTTCGAGCACGCCGGGGTGATCCGCGTCGGCGACCTGAGCCAGCTGTTCGACGTGGCCCAGTTGCTCGCCCACCAGCCGCTGCCCGCCGGGCCGCGGGTGGGCGTGGTGAGCAACTCCGACGCGCTCTCCCGGCTCGCCGTGGACGCCTGCACCGCCGCCGGGCTCGAGCCGCGGCCGCCGGTCAACCTCGGCGCGATGGCCGGCGCGGACGCGTACCGAGACGCGCTGCCCGGCCTGCTCGCCGAGGTCGACGCGCTGGTGGCGATCTACATGCCGCCGATCCCCGGCGACGACGAGGCGGTGGCGGCGGTGCTGCGGGACGCGGCCCGTGACTCGGGCAAGCCGGTGCTCGCCACCTTCCGCGGCGAGCTGGGCATGCCCGCCCCGCTGCGCGCCGAGCCCGGTGACCCGCAGCGGGGTGCCGCCGACCCGGGCCGGGGCTCGATCCCGTCCTACCCGGCGCCGGAGGAGGCGGTGCGGGCGCTCGCCCACGTGGTCCGGTACGCCCGGTGGCGCGAGCAGCCGCCCGGCCGCATCCCCGACCTCGGCGGCATCGACGTGGCCGGGGCCCGGGAGGTGATCGAGCGCGAGCTCGCCGGGCGGGACGAGGCCGAGTTCGACGGCGCCGCACTGCTCGCCCGGTACGGCATCGAGGTGTGGCCGGTGACCGAGGTGCGCTCGCCGGAGGAGGCGGTCGCCGCCGCCGAGCGCCACGGCTGGCCGGTCGTGCTCAAGTCCGCCGACCCCGAGGACGCCCGCCGGATGGGCACGGTGCGGGTGGGGCTCGTCACCCCCGACGCGGTGCGGGCCGCCTACGCCGACCTGTCCGGGCGGCTCGGGGCGGACCGCACGCTCGTGGTCCAGCACATGGCCCCGCATCCCGCGCTCGCCACCGTGGTCCGCGTGATCGACGACCCCGCGTTCGGCTCGGTGGTGAGCTTCGGGCTGGGCGAGGTCACCGCGCGGCTCATCGGCGACGAGGCGTACCGGCTCGCCCCGCTCACCGCGGAGGACGCGGCCGCGATGGTCCGGTCGCTGCGCGCGGCACCGCTGCTGCTCGGCGGGTACGGGTACCCGCCGATGGCCGTGGCCGAGCTGGAGGAGCTGCTCGTCCGCGTCGGGCTGCTCGCCGACGAGTTCCCCGAGGTCGCCCGGCTCGACCTCGACCCGGTGCTGGTGGGCGAGTCCGGGGTGGCCGTGCTCGGGGCGCGCGGCGTGCTGCGCCGCCCGGTCGGCCCGCGGCCCGACCACGGCCCGCGCCGCCTGCGCTGA
- a CDS encoding DUF5998 family protein has product MRETRVSAAGLREAIEHSGYYPDLVADAVESALGKEPVVSYVVHHEATFDPAMEVRRHITVVVLSPTRLLVCHTDEHPPAEGVPTPHASTTTEAIPLSRIRSVAVTRLVPDPAAYVPGVPPSEVTLSIGWGAISHIDLEPATCGDDNCEADHGYTGAITCDDLQLRVSEAADGPEAVAQVLNFAKALSEATAPAVP; this is encoded by the coding sequence ATGAGGGAAACCCGAGTCTCGGCCGCGGGGCTGCGCGAGGCCATCGAGCACAGCGGCTACTATCCCGACCTCGTCGCCGACGCCGTCGAGTCCGCGCTGGGCAAGGAACCGGTCGTCTCCTACGTGGTGCACCACGAGGCGACCTTCGATCCGGCCATGGAGGTGCGCAGGCACATCACCGTGGTCGTGCTCTCGCCCACGCGGCTGCTGGTCTGTCACACCGACGAGCATCCGCCGGCCGAGGGCGTGCCGACCCCGCACGCGTCCACGACCACCGAGGCGATCCCGCTCAGCCGCATCCGGTCGGTGGCGGTAACCCGGCTCGTCCCCGACCCGGCGGCGTACGTTCCCGGGGTTCCGCCCTCGGAGGTGACGCTGTCGATCGGCTGGGGTGCCATCTCGCACATCGACCTGGAGCCGGCCACCTGCGGTGACGACAACTGCGAGGCCGACCACGGATACACCGGCGCGATCACCTGCGACGACCTGCAGCTCCGGGTGAGCGAGGCGGCGGACGGGCCGGAGGCGGTGGCCCAGGTGCTCAACTTCGCCAAGGCGCTGTCGGAGGCGACCGCACCCGCCGTGCCGTAG
- a CDS encoding sulfurtransferase, which produces MSTLITPAELDAALGEVTVLDVRWRLGGPPGAEAYAAGHIPGAVFCDMDRDLAAPPGKGGRHPLPTAEAFQEAMRRLGVRGSRPVVVYDEADSMAAARAWWTLRYFGHPDVRVLDGGLRAWTEAGLPVTTEVPRVEPGDFTAVPGGMPMLDADGAATTKVLLDARAPERYRGETEPIDPVAGHIPGARCAPATGNVDATGRFLPPEELRRRFAAFGAVPGADVGAYCGSGITAAHQVLALHLAGVDAALYVGSWSEWITDPSRPVATGDE; this is translated from the coding sequence ATGAGCACCCTGATCACGCCCGCGGAGCTCGACGCCGCGCTCGGCGAGGTGACCGTGCTGGACGTGCGGTGGCGGCTCGGCGGCCCGCCGGGGGCCGAGGCGTACGCCGCGGGGCACATCCCCGGGGCGGTCTTCTGCGACATGGACCGGGATCTCGCCGCGCCGCCCGGAAAGGGCGGGCGGCACCCGCTGCCCACGGCGGAGGCGTTCCAGGAGGCGATGCGCCGTCTCGGGGTGCGCGGGTCGCGGCCGGTGGTCGTGTACGACGAGGCCGACTCGATGGCCGCGGCGCGCGCCTGGTGGACGCTGCGCTACTTCGGGCACCCCGACGTGCGGGTGCTCGACGGCGGGCTGCGCGCGTGGACCGAGGCGGGCCTGCCGGTCACCACCGAGGTGCCGCGGGTCGAGCCCGGCGACTTCACCGCGGTGCCCGGCGGCATGCCGATGCTCGACGCGGACGGCGCGGCCACGACGAAGGTCCTGCTCGACGCCCGCGCGCCCGAGCGGTACCGCGGGGAGACCGAGCCGATCGACCCGGTCGCGGGCCACATCCCCGGCGCCCGCTGCGCCCCCGCCACCGGCAACGTGGACGCCACCGGCCGCTTCCTGCCGCCGGAGGAGCTGCGCAGGCGGTTCGCGGCGTTCGGCGCGGTTCCGGGCGCGGACGTGGGCGCCTACTGCGGATCCGGGATCACCGCCGCCCACCAGGTGCTCGCGCTCCACCTCGCCGGGGTGGACGCCGCGCTGTACGTCGGGTCGTGGTCCGAGTGGATCACCGACCCGTCCCGGCCGGTCGCCACCGGCGACGAGTGA